The sequence below is a genomic window from Xiphophorus maculatus strain JP 163 A chromosome 18, X_maculatus-5.0-male, whole genome shotgun sequence.
CAAGCTGGAGAGTGTAGTGTaggaaagtgtgtgtgtttttttaaatatgattatttGAAAACAGAGCAGCCATAACTTTTTAAGTTGTAAAAAAGCAGTACAAGATATGATTAGTATTACAAGAAGTCACTGAGGCATCAGAGAACTGTGAGGGGTAGAAGAGGGGTCAGGGGGTTGATGTCCTGTGGTGATGACCCAGCCAGTGGGCTGCAGGACAGTtgggtgtgtttgcgtgtgtgtgataaagatagagagagaaagagagaagaaaagagaaagagagaaatttgTCCGCtgtcatcttcatcatctttTTGCCCAGTTGTGGTTGCAGGACGCtgaagagacagaaacagaaaagacgGGATTAGGGATGTTCAgatcacaaaacacaaagagcaaaggcaaattttcagaaatatttttcaatgcCAACAGTTTTCATACTCGGAGCATATGGATGCTTTTAAGCAAACTAGAATATCAtggaaaagtttatttcagcaatccagttcaaaaagtgaaaattcaCAAAACGCATAATAATGTATTGCAATTGCTTACCTCTGTGAAACTGAATGACTATGAGTTACTTATTATAAAATCCTAACAGTCAGTTTGTTAGAAAATTCAAATATGAACAACCGTGAAGCTGTTACTCTACACTAACATACTCGAGGAAACCTTCTTTGtggaaatcattaaaaaaaacaaacatttgaaatgctcgagctttattgGGAACAGTTGACAagatcacaaaccctcctgaaGCACCTGAACTGCACTCTAACACGTCCTATAATAAATTTGCCAACTTCTttgaggagaaaatgaaaaaaaagtagagGGTTAATCTGCACATCCACGCCAAATCCAATATCAATCCTATGcccaaacacaaaaaatgcaacaaaaaaaactgactcaATTTCAACTACTCGACTATAAAGGCTTAGAAgaaattattaatcaattaagcAATTCTACCAGTGGTACAGATATAATAATGCCCACAagtttctttaagaaaatccTGCCTGTCATTGCAACTGATCTGATTCAAATCGTAAACTCATCCGTCTCATTGGGTGTTTTGATAACTGCTGCCTTAATAACAGCAGTTATCAAAACACTGATACAAAAGAACagtctggacaaatcactactgcagaattacaggccaaTCTCCAAccttccatttatttattgctaaacaaataaacttgactgattgattgaaaacaataaaagcagtcACTGACATTCTGCAGAATAAGGGTAAGGTACAGAGGAAACAAGCCGTCTGTTCAAAGGAGGACGGTTCCAAGCATATTTCTCGTAAATTAAGTGGAAGGCAAAAGCGTGATACAAACAACGGCcagttaaaatgaaattttagaGCACTTCTTGCTTAAaggagatgctgatttcattttcatgCTGGAATTGGCACCTACTTTTACTGCCAGTTAACAATGCCTGCTTAAGTGGCCAATAATTGGCTAATGCCAATTATTGGCTTAAATctgatgcagcagcagctttgtaCTTGTGATTAGTCAAATTATTTCAAACCCAGCCTGAGCAAGTAAACCAATTCAGTACTTCACTAAGATGAAAAGGATAACTTGATCAATTACTTTCCGATTTAAAGAACAGATGTGTAAAAGTTTGCCACCAGGAATCAAATGGTTGAGTAATTCTGAGCTTTCACTTTTAAgccacaaatatatatataaaaaaacatgtcaatgtCTGTATTTTAAATACGTTCTGTGTGTAAGACatgtataaaatatgtttttcttttttaactgattttataaaaagttaatAACAGGTGATGATACTTTAATTTGTCGAGATGCACCTGTATACAAGCAGTTTTGATGGTGCACAGAGAACGGAAAGCAATCATAAATCTACATCAAGAGCTGAAAGGCGCTGTAAGTGCAGGCAACCAATCTTGCCATTGTTTCtgtggcaacaacaacaactttacAACATCCTGCTGGGTGACTAACTCTCTCCATATGTGTACCACAAGGAGAACACAGGGGCTTTTCTACAACATACAAACCTTGCTGAAAGTCTTAAAAGTAAATGAAGTGTTGCCAACAGTTTTTGCAGTAACTGAGCtcatttctgctaaaataaagtGGCTGTTGGATTACATAATAAGTTACTTTATTTGAGGTCATCCCTTTGTGCCTCCCATCTGTTATCTGCCAGCTCTTTACAGCCATTTGCTTCCCTCCTCCCACCTACATCTGCATGGATCTAATTCACATAAACAGTGGGACTTGCAGATAAAATGGCTCTCAGgcactttcttgttttattttggtttctgaaCAGCAAAACAAGCAAGAAAAGGTGACCTGTAGTAACTATTATTAAGTGATTTATAGCTTAGACTAAAATTGGagcttttgaacattttagtaAGTTATATTTGGGAATTTTGAGGACACAAATTATAAAGCATACCCTGCAAAAACCCTCCAACATTCACAACTGAAGAAGAGGGCTCTTTAGAAATCAAAAGCTTTAGTTTCTAAAATTAGGCATTCTCAACCTTAACCTCATATCAAATGTAATCTGAATATGTTTTAGTGCAAATGTTATGCCAGCAGTTATAAATTctcaaaaaaagattaaataatgttaaaaatcttacaaaataacagattttttcacacaaaaaaactttgccattatatacattatttaaatcaatataGAAAGAAGACAAACATCATTTATACCAGCAATAAAGCTTTTCATAAAGTGTGGTGGGTTTCCAGTGATCAACAATGTTTTTTGATGACAGTTATCAAAGCTACATCAAAGCTAAGCAACCCCAATCTGAAAGATCTATTCCAGCTTTCTTTgtaaacattttggaaaatatacATGATATACAATAGCTTTGTTGCTTTATTGCTAAGTTGGCATCTTCCATCTTACCAAAATGGCAACAGTGGATTCACACAAAAATCTTGGCAAGTGCGTCTGCGCCAGCGCTGGCGATGAAGGGCTGGGAAGGGTGGAAGGCCACGTCGTGAATGGCCTCGTCGTGCTTCTTCCTGTGGGCGGTGATTTCCTGCACGCACGTCCTGTTGTCCAGCATCCACAGACGCACCGAGCAGTCGTGGCCTGCAAGAGGTAAAGGGCAGGTGAAAGGTGGGGGGAAGTGTGTTCAGGTCTTGTTATACAACGCCGATTATTTTATTTCGCCAGAGAAATCAAATAATCCATCTCATTAtcttcatttttgttcattttaaatcatcgtttaagacattttgagtgaaaataataattggTTGTCAGTGATAAAATAGGATGATAATTAAAATTGATCTTGAGTGTAGTTTCTTCAGTCAAGATTTTAATAAGTCAAGCTGGGCAATACTTACTTCCAGAGATGAGGTAAGTGCCTTTAGGGTCTGTAGTGAGGCATGTGACAGCATCCAAGTGAGCCACCATGGAGTGGACAACTTTACCTGCACAAACATATCAGCAAACTGGGATTAATTTTCGTCTCCAGAAGATTTAGGTTGTACTCAGGGAGCAACAACAGAAGATCAGATCAAGCAGGTACCAGTCTTGTTGTCCATGAAGCGGATGGTGCGGTTCTCATGTGCAGTAATGGAAACGGGTTCATTTGGGTGACTGACGACGCGATTGATCAGTTCACTGCCTGCAAGGAAAACATACATTCAAATGGTTCATGTATTTAtctaattgtttgtttttgaggcAGCAGGAAAAGGTTGTTTGTAGTGGAAAATTATGGGTACAGATCCTCTGAACGTACCATCTTTCGTTTGCGTCTCTAGCCCGGTGATGCTGTGCTCCGTGTTGAGGTCATACAGCAGCGTCTCTCCGCTGTCGAACGACACCACCACCTGGTTGGGGTCAGTGGTCACAAAAGCCACAGAAGTCGGGGTTCCGTGCTCTGAAAATACAGGCAAGGCAATATAAAAAAACCCGCAAAAATACACATCGGGAAATTAAGTGGAATAAAAAAGTGCACAGGTAAAAGtgctaattttctgagaaaaattcttttgtttttctcttgcagTCAGCCTTATTAATccaaattaatattaagaaaaagtTGAAATAGAGCCCACAGTGTGATGCGTTTTCAAAATGTGCTactttcccttttttaaatgaaaatctatgaaaaataaaccttttgatcatattttaatttactgtgataaacttatgttttataaacacaaaaactggcAAGACATAATAACAAATGTCAAGGAATGCTACTTTTTAGAACAAATCAGTAGTTTCCTGCTCTTTTAAGATAaaattttgcaatgttttgttgttgctttgtcAGCTAAACCCATTCTATTTCCCCTCGTCTTGTGGCAGAAAACAAACCCACAACACCACCATTTCCTCTGCCTGTCTGTTTTGAATGTTATGGTTACTTGTTACATTACTTGCTATgtgtcttaaaaataaatgcattttgctgcttttacgTTGCTTGACTCTTTTCAGCCTCCAACAGCCGATCTCTACCTCTCTCCTTGTTGAAGACGGACATGCAGGGAGATGAGTTCTGAGGGTCCCAGAGGCGAATCGTGCCATCAGCTGAGCAGGAAGCGAGACGATGGTGAACCGACGAATACGTTAGACCCCAAACGCTGTCCTCGTGGCCGTCCAGCACGCTGCTCTGAATGCCAGGATCTGAAGGGAGAGCCGCAgtttattaaaacttaaaacacatACTTGACGTGAGGATAACagaaaattttaagattttctaaACTATGCTTTAGGTCATTTTTGAAATGTGAGCATAAACAGGGTAGATGTCAGTTGTTTGTGAACTCCAGTTTTAAATGCATGTGTAAAATAGTGTAGGAGGAGAACTAAATGAAATTcaacatgaaaatgattttctccctagatttagtttttttaatttttattaacctTATAAATAACAATCCACAGTCAATTATAGAAGTTGAACAattatctgttttcttttttgtccattatttaacaacttttcaaaaataaaattactgtcATCCTTCTCTCATTCACAGCATTTGGACTTTATGCTTCAGCCAGAGTGAAAAACCACAAACTGCTGGTCAGTCCATAATTTATATACAACATGAAAAACAATGTAGTTCACCCTTATGCTTCATTCTCTTAAATGGACAGCAGGTGGCAGGTTTCTGCTACttacaaaaaaatgcagtttgtagACAGCTCCTTTTAATCTCATCTAATTTCCTCcctaatttttaaatgtctctgtTAACgtacaaaattttaatttcaaaatgctcaaaattCTTGCAGCTTTTATGACATTCTGAACttttgtgcacaatacagataATGGATTAAATCAATAAAGCCTCAAAACTCAACACTGTATTTCAGATTCACTTTCCATTTTTCACGCTACTTATGCAGatgtgaaaaatcaaaacacagtGTAGGAGCCCTGGATATGCTTTATGGCCAACGGAGGCCCATGAAGCCGAGCAAACTGTGACGTCTCACCGTAGTTATCATAAGGATCTACGTTGAGGTCGGGCATCTTCCAACATCTGACGCTTCCATCCAAACCTCCGCTGTAGCAGGACTCTCCGTCCTCACTCATGGTCAGCGACAGCACCGCTCCactatgaaaacacacacagatggcAGTGGCTTGTTTTCAGGGGAAAAACAGTATTACTAATTTTTACACGTCAGAGACTGAACTCACCTGTGTGCCCTGAAGGTGTAGATGGGCTCAACGTCCAAAGCTGCATTCCTGTAGAGGGATACAACTTGTTATATGTGCTTTATACTTCAAAGTCTCAACTCTTTTTGGAGTCTTGAGAAAGTATTTATACATATAgagccttttcacattttgtcatactACAACCTCAAACTTCAGTGATTCTACTAGGATTTTAAGTGACAGAGCACAGGAACGTGTAATTGTTAAATGGAAGGTAAATGGCGCTCAAAAGTTTTTGcaaacaatgtgaaaaagaaatttgGGTCTTTAATTCTCCTAAGTAAATTAATAATCTGCCTTCAGAAATAAACCAACTAGTAAATAGATCCCACCTGTGTGTAACCTAATCCCAGTGTACATCCAGCTGCTGTGTGAAGGCCACAGAGCATTATCAGTAACAGAGTGAAGACGTCCATggaaactctggaggagctgctagTCATGCACTAAGCAAATCTGGTTTTATAGAAGAGCTGGATAAACAAAGCTAAGCGAAGCTGAATAATTCAGGTtttcatttatgaaaaataaaatgcttcatatTCCACTTTATAATTATGCACCACATTTTCTTGGTATATCTCTTAAAATCTCAATGTAGCATGACGAAGCTTGTAGAATCAAAGTGAAGTGCAACCCTTTGCAAGTCACTGTATTTCGTTCTCTTACTTTTTTGAGTGCATGGCCTTGTTGAGGTTCCACAGCTTTAACGTGCCGTCCTCAGACGCCGTGAGCAGCACTGCTTGGCTGGGGTGGAACGTCAACGCCCGGATGGCGTCAAAGTGGCTGCGCAGCGTGAAACGAGGATTCCAGGTCTTCTTGAACTCCTCTCTGTTGTCCTGCATCTGGTGGGGCGCAAAATAAAAGTGAGGCACGCGTTATTGTTGAGTTATGTGCTGCTTCACATGCTGAACAGAGGTTGACCGGGTCAGATGTGTATTTACATCGATGGAGAGTTCATTGTCGTTGGCGACGGTGAGATCCGCCAGTTCACCCAGGTTCATGTCGCCTCCTCCAACAGCGTCCATAATAAAGACATCAGAGGAGAATCCCAGGGCACCACCTGCAGGTCGAACGTGGAAAAGCATGTTACCCctcattgtattaaaaaaacatgactttataAATGCTGCAAGTTCTCCATAGCGAAGAACTTTAGAAAGCTATGCTCTTTTATTCTGGGTGCATTACTCCCACACAGTGTACCAAAGATAACATTTACAGGTGTAGGTGTAGTCTTCTAACACAAGctttaaaactgagaaaattaaGTTTGAATTTCAGTGTCCAAGCTACAACCGTGTGTGTGGGAATACACTGGTGAAATAACTCggatgtggatttttttttttccctttttgatGAGCATATTAGAAAAAACCTCACCTTCCCCGGAGCGAGCCTGTCCCGATACAGATGGGGGCGGAGAAGGTTTAGGTGGGAAGTCCGACATCATGCCTTGCAGCTTGTTCCTGCGGTTTTCTGAACCCGGCgagaagagggagagagaaaacattcagTCAGTTCTGAGAGGCGGAGAAATGACGGAGAGACCAGCAGATGAAACAAatgaaaggagaagaaaagcGGAAAAAAAGACACACTACATaccttaaatatatatatatataagaccCTCAACTACTTTACATCCACTTTCATGGGTGAAACATCTACATGATGTATTTATGGTTTCAAGGAATGAAATGTGAGCACATGACCAGTGAAGGCAGCATGCGTGATCACCTTTTCAAGCTGCACATTATACAAGACAAAGATGGCAGCCACACAGATCTAAAGATCATGAAACAGGACAGAGAGACAGGCGGTTGGGGAAAAAGAGGTTGGTTTTATTGACGAGAAAAGATGCCAAGACACAACAGGACGTAGGAGGTAAAAAGGTGAGCGAGTGGAGGCAGAGAAGACAGTCGGCAGTGATCCTGGCAGTGCTGACAACTACGGTAGCGGCGTACCTATCTCCCGTCCATCACCCGAGATCCGGGCCTCTCCCGCCCCCTCCCCATCCTCCCCCGAGCCCAGAAAGTCAAATTCATTCAGGGCGTCTTCTGAGTCGTCCTCGTCCTCCTCATCCTCCGGGTCCAGATCTGTAGTCATGGGCTCTGAACTTATCtggacaacagaaaaaaaacaaaaaacagatataGTTGGTGTGATGAGCAGCTTATTGTTTGTGACAACTCATCAGGCTCAACTCACTGATCTCACCTTTACACGGGGCTTTTTGATTTTGCGTGGACCGTCGATGCAATCAGTGGTCATGCCTTGGAAGTCATCTTCCTCGTCACTGTCCTCTTCATCGTCATCCTCGCAACCGGGAAGGAAGGGGATCTTGTCGAGCACCGAGCTGCCGATGCTCTCCTTGGAGCTTTCTTTGCCCGCATTCCTGTTAAAACGTACAGAGAGTTACATTTTCACACAGATCAACACtgtgaaaagataaaacaattacgtaaaaacaattttgtttggAGTTTACACAGCATTTGTAATGTTGCGATTAGTTTATATTTATCTGAAGATGCAAAATTCTTTCAGGTCCTTATGATGGTCTCTTAGTGGTCCTCTACATTTGCTTCACTGGGTCCCGCATCAGGACCACTTTACGTcacaattcaaagaaaatccATCCTGACCCTCAAATTTCCATGCAAAATAAtggaattaaaaatgtttttcacctaCTCTATAGTGTGTCTTACATCACTTTTGGCTACTTGCTTTTTTAcacaaatgtacttttttgtgGGGGTCTGGTCAAACATTAGCTCTCTATATCTAAATATATCTTGAAGAATGGAATTCACTGTGCCTTTACCAAAAGCAAAACTTCAgtatgtttatttgtatttttgtaaaaagaattCCCCACATTTACTGTTTCACCagtttttttggcattttaaacCCTGTGTATTTAGCAAAGCACAACTTCAATACACAgttatctaaagaaaaaaaagcagataatAAAATTCCTCCCTTTTTATCTGAATGAGTGCTAATTTTAGtcagtaaataaaaaccaacaatatTAATAGGTCAAATGTTAAATCACAGCTTGATGGGTTGCATGAAAGGTAAAAGATGTCATCTTAATATAAATCATTGTAAAATCACTGCATTTATAAAGCATTATTAGGCAAGAGCGGGGATACTTtataaaaactgtaaacaatgaaagaaggaaaaaaagtctggaaaaaatcTAACCTTTTTTATACTCAACGTTCCTTCTTTcctactaaaataaaaagttaacactgTATTTTTCAGACTCTTCAATACTGCATAGGAACTCTAGATTTTAGTcaccataatttaaaaatgccttCAACAGGGTCCATATCTGATATCCAGGTTCAGATCGGGAATATTAAGacttatttcaaacaaaatgaatatttttgttactttttaagcTACAACTTTTAAGCAGACAGCTGTATGATGAGTAAGCCAGATTTTATTTAGTCTAGGTCAAGatattttattgtaactttattttaaatactgtttTGACCTCTTTCTCTTGTTCCTATTAAAAATTTGTATGAGCCATCCAAAGTCATGATTAGAACTCACAGTACCTCACTACTGTGATTGCAGCAGTAAAAATGTctcactttttaatttgttcttctATTTGTCTGACCAACAATGAGTCTCCAGCCGCTCGGGGTTCTGGTTCCGGACAGCTGTCGCTCGACGGGGGCCCGTTGGCCTCCGGGCTGCTCCGCCCCAGCAGGGAGCGCACGCGTTTAGAGCGCATGTCCAGGATGGTGTCTGAATAGCCGACTTCCTCAAGGTACCTGCGTTAAAGAGGCAAAACTCTCAAGACGGTTCCTGGAAAAAAAGGTTCTTGAATCATTGAAGTGAAAGTCATGGCATACTTGCGTAGTAGTTGACGACCCTCTTTCCATGACATTTGATTGGGTGGCTCAGAGTCGGCCTCAGCTGGTCCATTGGGAACTAAGGAAATGAAGGCATAACGTAGATCATGTAATACATTCACGTAACTAACTGGattagaaaaaatttaaaacatacgCTGATCTGCCTCCATCTCAGGCTTCTTGTCTCCAGGACTCTGGTCATTTCCAGATTTCAGCTTCTGGTGCTTAGCCCtggaagcaacaaaaaaatcccacaagATCAACGTTAAAGGAGACAAACATCCATCCTAACTAGATCGCAACATCTACAGAATGTAAAACCGTTGGTAAAGGTTACTGAGGACAAAAAGATGACTTTACTATCTTGTATTTCACCTTTCTTGTTTGAGGGCATACTCCAACATTTTGATCCGCCTCACTAGGTCTTGTTTCATGTTCTCCTGGCCTTTTCTTTCACCCTGCAGGAATGCCACCTGAGCCTGACACACAGAAATATGGCAATAAACAACACAGTACACattctggaaaataaacatgagCGCCATCATGAGTATGGGAGGGAAGTCTAAGTAGGAAGAAGGAAGTCTTGATGTGGCAAGCACTTAAACACAACTTCTTGAAATCCAGAGCCATAAGTCAAAGGACtcttatttttaaaccattgCTGGCAAAGGCCTGAGTGCACAGCTGCAGAcgagtaaaaacaagaaacagaccCGCTGAATTCAAACGCTCTCTTGTAAGACACATCCTTCCTTTCTCATTTCCTGTCCGTTTCCTTCCTCGGTGCTGACAGGACTCCCAACTTGAGGAaaggcttttctttttacagccCATTCTGGCCATTTATCAAAACAAGGAGATTTGTGAGGGAAAagtgatgtttcttttttaaggaATCTGGACAAAATCATGATAGGATTAGAGCAGGTGCATGGTCAGAGTTCACTGAATTACATCAGACTTCTCAAATCTTACCCTCTTCCCCCTCCCCAAAAAAAGCCTAAAACAAGTGAATCAAACTACAAGTAGGTTAAAAAGCTCTAACCCAGTTCTACTTTAAGCATACCCAAGCAAGAGGCTGTGCAATAGCATTGCAAATTTTCTCTCTGTAACTCACCGTACCAAGTCGCATCAGAGAATAAATAGAGCTTATTTTACAGCTCATTTCTCCCCCACTTGCCCCAGTCTGTGTCCATGAGGCTCCTCCTACACTCAGTTCTGTAAAAGTAGAACAGTCTAAAAACTGGCGCCTCATGGGGCAGAAGCTCGGCCTGTTCCAGACAGTAGATGTAGATCTACGAGGAGGGCTCACACCAACACAGACGGTTGTGTCATGATTAAGGAGGAACATGGGATAATCTGCCAAGTAAACCTTTCTGCTGCTGAGTAATCCTGATTAATGCAATGTCACTTCATAGACTAATCGAAGGGCTTGGgagatgaaaaatgttcagatgTGAATACTGAAGGTATAATCTCTAAAACAGAGATATGTTTGCTTGTGTGGTTTAGAGTTGAACTAATCTTGGAACAGCAGATGGGTCTGTGCAAGAAACTGTTTTACTATGAATGGACAACAATGtaagaacatatttacagtatttatgtGGGTTTTTAATGTCTGGTTGCAGTTAAGAGCATATCCAGTGATAGGTTTTGCAATAGTAGAAGCAAACTGGTCATGTTTGCACCATCATTAGATTTTCACAGTACACTAAAATGCAAGTTAAGGTACTGCTCAACTGGGTCCTGGCATAGTTATGAAGGTGCAAACATCAGAAAAGTAGATAGATGTGTTAAAAATGGTTCTGCTCAAACCCATCATCGGTATATtaactaacagaaaaaaaacaaaacaaaaagagggaATGTCAAGGCACACACATGACATTATCCCAGGCCGGGTTTAAATCATTCTCAACAGCCATGCCAAACATTGTTGTTGTGACAAGTAACTACAGATATGGGCCTGTCAAGTTCCTGTCTTATAAATGATCCCATTCAACAATGCATTTCCTCATTTTCACCTCTCAGGAATCTTTCTCCTTCATCTACAAAAAGTAGGACACACATTTTTACTCATACTCGCACACAGACAAGCCCCAACTTGCCTCATTCACTGATTAGCATCACACCAGTCCCACACGCAGCGCCTTGTTTCACACTGGAGCACGCAGCCTTCAACCGCGTAGTTGACCACAACAGAGGTGATCATAATTATCCCCTcgttcatttttgtttcatttcattggATTAGTAGTAAATGCAAAgtgctgaaatttttttttttttaaacagcactACATCACaagtatatactgtacatgtaaatgtttagctgtagtttaaagacaaaactttaaaatacatagAATGATgcaaatgggttttttttttaaaaaaaatctagatgtAACAATCAAGATGCCACTAACTTTTGGTTTCAGGCCTGAGGTgtgaagtttgattttttttttgtttaaagtacaataaaacagaaaagaatgcACCAGGTTCTTTGATGAttcaaattttac
It includes:
- the strn4 gene encoding striatin-4 → MEADRSGGGLNPNSGGGGGGGSGTSGAGRNPNGPKAGPGQTTSGAGVGPMAAAAGAIPGSFLPREAQDGDSGMTLPGILHFIQYEWGRFQAEKYRWEAERDELRAQVAFLQGERKGQENMKQDLVRRIKMLEYALKQERAKHQKLKSGNDQSPGDKKPEMEADQLPNGPAEADSEPPNQMSWKEGRQLLRKYLEEVGYSDTILDMRSKRVRSLLGRSSPEANGPPSSDSCPEPEPRAAGDSLLVRQIEEQIKKNAGKESSKESIGSSVLDKIPFLPGCEDDDEEDSDEEDDFQGMTTDCIDGPRKIKKPRVKISSEPMTTDLDPEDEEDEDDSEDALNEFDFLGSGEDGEGAGEARISGDGREIENRRNKLQGMMSDFPPKPSPPPSVSGQARSGEGGALGFSSDVFIMDAVGGGDMNLGELADLTVANDNELSIDMQDNREEFKKTWNPRFTLRSHFDAIRALTFHPSQAVLLTASEDGTLKLWNLNKAMHSKKNAALDVEPIYTFRAHSGAVLSLTMSEDGESCYSGGLDGSVRCWKMPDLNVDPYDNYDPGIQSSVLDGHEDSVWGLTYSSVHHRLASCSADGTIRLWDPQNSSPCMSVFNKEREHGTPTSVAFVTTDPNQVVVSFDSGETLLYDLNTEHSITGLETQTKDGSELINRVVSHPNEPVSITAHENRTIRFMDNKTGKVVHSMVAHLDAVTCLTTDPKGTYLISGSHDCSVRLWMLDNRTCVQEITAHRKKHDEAIHDVAFHPSQPFIASAGADALAKIFV